The Halogeometricum rufum genome has a segment encoding these proteins:
- a CDS encoding sensor domain-containing protein: MSSDARLPTPSPWPTGSLRSAAAAPLRPQTYRNLLYLSLAFPLGLTYFVFLAVGFGVGVSLAFVVVGIPLLVAVLAVALGLASVERKLATLLLGVSVTPPATPDSDSLVERTKRLVVGLRTWKAVAYLASKLVFGVVSFTAITSLLVTAVSLLAVPFVYDRPGVYVGLLASEPAVFRPEMFLGWDGALVGVRAAFSLTSWQVTTLAEATAVAGFGVVLAVVTLNLLNGLAWLSGRYTVWLLGGERDDASDAAAA, from the coding sequence ATGTCGAGTGACGCTCGACTCCCAACGCCCTCCCCCTGGCCGACAGGCTCCCTCCGGTCGGCCGCCGCCGCACCGCTCCGCCCGCAGACGTATCGCAACCTGCTGTACCTCTCGCTCGCGTTTCCGCTCGGGCTGACCTACTTCGTCTTCCTCGCCGTCGGGTTCGGCGTCGGCGTGAGCCTCGCGTTCGTCGTCGTCGGGATTCCCCTCCTCGTCGCCGTCCTCGCCGTCGCCCTCGGTCTGGCGTCGGTCGAACGGAAGCTGGCGACGCTGCTGCTCGGCGTCTCCGTCACCCCGCCGGCGACGCCCGACTCCGACTCGCTCGTCGAGCGAACGAAGCGACTCGTCGTCGGCCTGCGGACGTGGAAGGCCGTCGCCTACCTCGCCAGCAAACTCGTCTTCGGCGTCGTCTCCTTCACCGCCATCACGTCGCTGCTCGTGACGGCCGTCTCGCTGCTCGCCGTCCCGTTCGTCTACGACCGACCGGGCGTCTACGTCGGACTACTCGCCTCCGAACCGGCCGTCTTCCGCCCCGAGATGTTCCTCGGCTGGGACGGCGCCCTCGTCGGCGTCCGCGCCGCCTTCAGCCTCACCTCGTGGCAGGTGACGACGCTCGCGGAGGCGACGGCCGTCGCGGGCTTCGGCGTCGTCCTCGCCGTCGTCACGCTGAACCTCCTGAACGGCCTCGCGTGGCTCTCGGGCCGGTACACGGTGTGGCTCCTCGGCGGCGAACGCGACGACGCGTCGGACGCGGCCGCCGCCTGA
- a CDS encoding winged helix-turn-helix domain-containing protein, giving the protein MTGKLEAMVEGDGDAEEELVSLLDDRYAREILVETCEEPRSADALSEACDASPSTIYRRIERLRERDLLEGQQRLDPDGHHYEVYAARLHRVTVELTPDGFVVDVERETGETAADRFTSLYEELSGR; this is encoded by the coding sequence ATGACAGGAAAGCTCGAAGCGATGGTCGAGGGAGACGGCGACGCCGAGGAGGAACTCGTGAGCCTCCTCGACGACCGGTACGCGCGGGAGATACTGGTCGAGACGTGCGAGGAGCCTCGCTCGGCCGACGCGCTCAGCGAGGCGTGCGACGCCTCCCCCTCGACGATATACCGCCGCATCGAACGCCTCCGGGAACGAGACCTGCTGGAGGGCCAGCAGCGACTCGACCCCGACGGACACCACTACGAGGTGTACGCCGCCCGCCTCCACCGCGTCACGGTCGAACTCACTCCCGACGGGTTCGTCGTGGACGTCGAACGCGAGACGGGCGAGACGGCCGCCGACCGCTTTACGAGTCTGTACGAGGAGTTGTCCGGACGATGA
- a CDS encoding DUF7521 family protein, translating into MMGTTTGQVSVTGGSAPMVFAAFALFAASLVLSGLVTYRFARGYLRTGTRPLLQLAVGMCLLTAVPMLLRVGLTTAGVDSAVRIIAASVSELLGLLAVLYTVYER; encoded by the coding sequence ATGATGGGGACGACGACCGGACAGGTGTCCGTCACGGGCGGGTCGGCGCCGATGGTGTTCGCCGCCTTCGCCCTGTTCGCGGCGTCGCTGGTCCTCTCCGGACTGGTGACCTACCGGTTCGCGCGGGGCTACCTCCGCACGGGCACCCGTCCGCTGTTGCAACTGGCCGTCGGGATGTGCCTGCTCACGGCCGTCCCGATGCTCCTCCGCGTCGGTCTCACCACCGCCGGCGTCGACTCCGCGGTGCGCATCATCGCCGCGAGCGTCAGCGAACTGCTCGGCCTCCTCGCCGTCCTCTACACCGTCTACGAACGATGA
- a CDS encoding DUF7521 family protein, with protein MNLSTIAFATTVVTAAVGAFVASLAYRGYRRHESETMRALAVGVALIAVVPVFVTGLSDVAELSDASVLVAVLLSHTLGLLAVYRSLD; from the coding sequence ATGAACCTCTCCACTATCGCCTTCGCCACGACAGTCGTCACCGCCGCCGTCGGCGCGTTCGTCGCGTCGCTCGCCTACCGGGGCTACCGCCGCCACGAGAGCGAGACGATGCGCGCGCTCGCCGTCGGCGTCGCGCTCATCGCCGTCGTCCCCGTCTTCGTGACGGGGCTGTCGGACGTCGCGGAACTCTCCGACGCGTCGGTGCTGGTCGCCGTCCTCCTGTCGCACACGCTCGGTCTCCTCGCGGTCTACCGGTCGCTCGACTAG
- a CDS encoding DUF4097 family beta strand repeat-containing protein, protein MDDTDSLHDDALRRRAFASAAVTGLAGLAGCTGTVRPFVGKRETTTDAATGVQSLVVAADVGDVTVTPNADLSAGAVRAHVTKRSSSLLRSLSSATFSLTTTDGRAEARVRTEDGVVRLGPTPNVRLRIEAHPSVVVAAARSSDGDVTAHGTGGDAVVRTTNGDATATDVDGFVRVQSVNGDVRAHSCDGVRGVVSKNGDAEATVRALRSDADVGATNGDVRASLGASLGARVVAETTHGDLTVSATLDDARRSDRRVAGTVGDGGPTLRVSSETGDVSVT, encoded by the coding sequence ATGGACGACACAGACAGCCTCCACGACGACGCCCTCCGACGCCGCGCGTTCGCGTCCGCCGCCGTCACCGGTCTCGCCGGACTGGCGGGGTGTACGGGAACGGTCCGGCCGTTCGTCGGGAAGCGCGAGACGACGACGGACGCCGCGACGGGCGTGCAGTCGCTGGTCGTCGCGGCCGACGTCGGCGACGTGACGGTCACGCCGAACGCCGACCTGTCGGCCGGCGCGGTCCGCGCGCACGTCACGAAGCGCTCCTCGTCGCTCCTGCGTTCGCTCTCGTCGGCGACGTTCTCGCTGACGACGACGGACGGCCGGGCCGAGGCGCGCGTCCGGACCGAGGACGGCGTCGTCAGACTCGGGCCGACGCCGAACGTCCGACTCCGCATCGAGGCGCACCCGTCCGTCGTCGTCGCGGCCGCCCGGTCGTCGGACGGCGACGTGACCGCTCACGGGACGGGCGGCGACGCCGTCGTTCGCACGACCAACGGCGACGCGACGGCGACGGACGTCGACGGGTTCGTCCGCGTGCAGAGCGTGAACGGCGACGTCCGCGCGCACTCCTGCGACGGCGTCCGCGGCGTCGTCTCGAAGAACGGCGACGCGGAGGCGACGGTCCGCGCCCTGCGCTCGGACGCCGACGTGGGGGCGACGAACGGCGATGTCCGCGCGTCACTCGGCGCGTCGCTCGGCGCCCGCGTCGTCGCGGAGACGACGCACGGCGACCTGACCGTCTCGGCGACGCTGGACGACGCGCGACGGTCAGACCGGCGCGTCGCCGGCACCGTCGGCGACGGCGGGCCGACGCTCCGGGTATCTTCGGAAACCGGCGACGTGTCGGTCACGTAG
- a CDS encoding MBL fold metallo-hydrolase: protein MAEGVYRFGTRRINWYILEGDEEVTIIDAGLPAHWPQLVAWLDENGYELDDVAALVLTHADVDHVGFAKTLASQNVSVYCHPDDLPLLRSHPQSPPRWYLRNLWRPRFFAYVLEMFRDGVRSVEPLADVDLLSEGDVLSVPGEPRVIFAPGHTPGSCVLFVEDREILFCGDVLATRDIFTQKEGDPQLLGAADEDPEEAEASLARLEGLGSVTLLPGHGNPWYGDIDTALALAR, encoded by the coding sequence GTGGCCGAGGGCGTCTACCGGTTCGGAACGCGTCGGATCAACTGGTATATCCTCGAAGGGGACGAGGAGGTGACGATCATCGACGCGGGGCTCCCCGCCCACTGGCCGCAGCTAGTTGCCTGGCTCGATGAAAACGGCTACGAACTTGACGACGTTGCCGCGCTCGTGCTGACACATGCAGACGTAGACCACGTCGGCTTCGCCAAGACGTTGGCCAGCCAGAACGTTTCTGTCTACTGTCATCCAGACGACTTACCCCTCCTTCGCAGCCATCCACAGAGTCCTCCGAGATGGTACCTACGGAACCTTTGGCGGCCACGGTTCTTCGCCTACGTTCTTGAGATGTTCCGCGATGGCGTCAGGTCCGTCGAACCGCTTGCCGATGTTGATCTGCTCTCCGAGGGGGATGTGCTCTCTGTGCCAGGCGAACCGCGTGTGATCTTTGCGCCCGGTCACACGCCGGGGTCGTGTGTATTATTCGTCGAGGACCGCGAAATTCTCTTCTGTGGCGACGTGCTCGCCACGCGGGACATCTTCACCCAAAAGGAGGGAGATCCGCAACTACTCGGTGCCGCCGATGAAGACCCCGAGGAGGCCGAAGCGTCGCTCGCTCGCCTCGAAGGGTTGGGATCAGTGACTCTACTGCCCGGACACGGGAACCCCTGGTACGGAGATATCGACACGGCGCTCGCTCTCGCTCGCTAA
- a CDS encoding alpha/beta hydrolase — MADADPHADQPILTAGADPEEADAAVVLVHGRGATARGMLQFADEFGREGVHYVAPQAARGTWYPNSFMAPRESNAPFYESALAHLARAVERARETTGLPAEKLLLTGFSQGACLLSSYAALNPRRYGGVVLLSGGFVGPEGETFHFEGSLDGTPVMLGVSDDDPHIPVSRAEETVDEFERMGADVRFDVYEGRGHGIFPEEVEFLRTLVGRLLGE; from the coding sequence ATGGCCGACGCCGACCCGCACGCCGACCAGCCGATTCTGACCGCCGGCGCCGACCCCGAGGAGGCCGACGCCGCCGTCGTCCTCGTCCACGGCCGCGGCGCGACTGCCCGCGGGATGCTCCAGTTCGCCGACGAGTTCGGCCGCGAGGGCGTCCACTACGTCGCCCCGCAGGCGGCGCGCGGCACGTGGTACCCGAACTCGTTCATGGCCCCCCGGGAGTCGAACGCCCCGTTCTACGAGTCGGCGCTGGCGCACCTCGCCCGCGCCGTCGAACGCGCCCGCGAGACGACCGGTCTGCCGGCAGAGAAACTCCTGCTGACGGGGTTCTCGCAGGGGGCGTGTCTCCTCTCGTCGTACGCGGCGCTGAACCCCCGCCGCTACGGCGGCGTCGTCCTCCTCTCCGGCGGGTTCGTCGGCCCCGAGGGGGAGACGTTCCACTTCGAGGGGTCGCTCGACGGCACGCCCGTCATGCTCGGCGTCAGCGACGACGACCCGCACATCCCCGTCTCGCGCGCCGAGGAGACGGTGGATGAGTTCGAACGGATGGGTGCCGACGTTCGGTTCGACGTGTACGAGGGCCGCGGCCACGGCATCTTCCCCGAGGAAGTGGAGTTCCTGCGAACCCTCGTCGGCCGCCTGCTCGGCGAGTAA
- a CDS encoding ring-cleaving dioxygenase produces the protein MNTEGIHHVTAVAGDPSENVRFYTDVLGLRLVKRTVNFDDTHTYHLYYGDETGSPGTALTFFPFGEGRPGRSGRGQAVATAFAVPEGSLDYWRERLESHGVTVDDVETRFGADVLPFADGDGQPLELVESESAVDPWADGPVPVDAAVRGFHGVTLQSARPDATGRVLELLGLERTAETADRVRYVAPGDRATVVDLLTRESPRGRPGVGTVHHVAFRVPDAETQMAWRETLSEAGQHVTPQKDRQYFQSIYFREPGGVLFEIATDGPGFTADESVESLGSELKLPSWLEDDREEIRAHLPPLDAVTEEAAD, from the coding sequence ATGAACACCGAAGGCATCCACCACGTGACGGCCGTCGCGGGCGACCCGAGCGAGAACGTCCGGTTCTACACCGACGTGCTCGGACTCCGCCTCGTCAAGCGAACGGTCAACTTCGACGACACGCACACCTACCACCTCTACTACGGCGACGAGACGGGGTCGCCCGGCACGGCGCTGACGTTCTTCCCGTTCGGCGAGGGCCGCCCCGGCCGGTCCGGCCGCGGACAGGCCGTCGCGACGGCGTTCGCCGTCCCCGAGGGGAGTCTCGACTACTGGCGGGAGCGACTCGAATCGCACGGCGTGACCGTCGACGACGTCGAGACGCGGTTCGGCGCGGACGTCCTCCCGTTCGCGGACGGCGACGGCCAACCCCTCGAACTGGTCGAGAGCGAGTCCGCCGTCGACCCGTGGGCGGACGGCCCCGTCCCCGTCGACGCCGCGGTTCGCGGCTTCCACGGCGTGACGCTCCAGTCGGCCCGCCCCGACGCGACCGGTCGCGTCCTCGAACTCCTCGGCCTCGAACGGACCGCGGAGACGGCCGACCGCGTGCGCTACGTCGCCCCCGGCGACCGGGCGACGGTCGTGGACCTCCTGACCCGCGAGTCGCCGCGCGGCCGCCCCGGCGTCGGCACCGTCCACCACGTCGCGTTCCGCGTGCCCGACGCGGAGACGCAGATGGCGTGGCGCGAGACGCTCTCGGAGGCCGGTCAGCACGTCACGCCGCAGAAGGACCGCCAGTACTTCCAGTCCATCTACTTCCGCGAACCCGGCGGCGTCCTGTTCGAGATAGCCACCGACGGTCCCGGATTCACCGCCGACGAGTCCGTCGAGTCGCTCGGGTCGGAGCTCAAACTCCCGTCGTGGCTGGAAGACGACCGCGAGGAGATTCGGGCGCACCTGCCCCCACTCGACGCCGTCACGGAGGAGGCCGCCGACTGA
- a CDS encoding winged helix-turn-helix transcriptional regulator, protein MSPDDDDERYSEEACGVIDSIQQIGSQWRLIVLHDLQDGEKRFNELKRSTGSSSRTLSRVLDDLQELGFVSRRLEEDAPVATYYSLTSKGESLAPVFEEINCWADQWLGATPTGEDPAAVEDEGDGAGAATAEGE, encoded by the coding sequence ATGTCCCCGGACGACGACGACGAGAGATACAGCGAGGAAGCGTGCGGCGTCATCGACTCCATCCAGCAGATCGGCTCCCAGTGGCGACTCATCGTCCTCCACGACCTGCAGGACGGCGAGAAGCGCTTCAACGAACTCAAGCGTTCGACGGGGTCGAGTTCGCGGACGCTCTCGCGCGTCCTCGACGACCTGCAGGAACTCGGGTTCGTCTCCCGGCGACTGGAGGAGGACGCGCCCGTGGCGACGTACTACTCGCTCACGTCGAAGGGGGAGTCGCTGGCCCCGGTGTTCGAGGAGATAAACTGCTGGGCCGACCAGTGGCTCGGCGCGACGCCGACGGGCGAGGACCCCGCGGCGGTCGAAGACGAGGGCGACGGGGCCGGCGCGGCGACGGCCGAGGGCGAGTAG